One Chloroflexota bacterium DNA window includes the following coding sequences:
- the glpK gene encoding glycerol kinase GlpK, with amino-acid sequence MQYIAALDQGTTSTRCMVFDHNGNVVGVDQREHAQIFPQPGWVEHNPAEIWQRTQGVIAGALAAANIEKSDLAALGITNQRETTVIWDRHTGKAIYNALVWQDTRTDSLVRQFAADGGQDRFRAQTGLPLATYFSATKIRWLLDQVEGAQAAAEAGNLLFGTIDCFVAWWLTGGPHGGLHITDTTNASRTLLLNLATGDWDAELLEIFRIPRSMLPSVRSSSEVYGTCRGQLDGVPLAGILGDQQAATVGQVCFEVGEAKNTYGTGNFMLLNTGERLVQSRHGLITTPAYHFGKQPTWALEGSIAVTGSLVQWLRDNLGIIHSAAEVEPLATSVADNGGVYLVPAFSGLFAPHWRSDARGVLVGLTRYANKAHIARAALEATAYQTREVVSAMAQDSGVKLTALKVDGGMVANELLMQFQADILGVPVVRPKVAETTALGAAYAAGLAVGYWANPAELCANWSESKRWEPQMSSDQRDSLYAQWNKAVQRTLNWQE; translated from the coding sequence ATGCAGTATATTGCGGCACTCGACCAAGGTACAACCAGCACGCGCTGTATGGTTTTCGATCATAATGGCAATGTTGTTGGAGTTGATCAACGTGAGCATGCCCAGATTTTCCCACAGCCAGGCTGGGTTGAGCATAATCCTGCTGAGATTTGGCAACGAACCCAGGGCGTGATCGCAGGAGCACTAGCGGCGGCCAACATCGAAAAAAGCGATCTGGCGGCGCTGGGCATTACCAATCAGCGTGAAACAACCGTCATTTGGGATCGCCACACGGGCAAGGCAATCTACAATGCTTTAGTTTGGCAAGATACCCGCACAGATTCGCTGGTGCGCCAATTTGCTGCCGACGGTGGACAAGATCGTTTTCGGGCGCAAACTGGCTTGCCCTTGGCGACCTACTTCTCGGCCACCAAAATTCGTTGGCTACTTGATCAAGTTGAGGGTGCGCAGGCAGCGGCTGAAGCAGGCAATTTGTTATTTGGCACGATCGATTGTTTTGTCGCTTGGTGGTTGACAGGCGGCCCTCATGGCGGCTTGCACATCACCGACACCACCAATGCCTCACGTACCTTACTGCTCAACCTCGCGACTGGCGATTGGGATGCTGAATTATTGGAGATTTTTCGCATTCCGCGCAGCATGTTGCCAAGTGTGCGATCCTCAAGCGAGGTGTATGGCACATGTCGCGGCCAACTCGATGGCGTGCCATTAGCAGGCATTTTGGGCGATCAACAGGCGGCGACGGTTGGGCAAGTGTGTTTTGAAGTTGGCGAGGCCAAAAACACCTATGGCACCGGCAATTTTATGCTGCTCAATACTGGCGAACGCTTGGTGCAATCGCGCCATGGCTTAATCACCACGCCAGCTTATCATTTTGGCAAGCAGCCAACGTGGGCCTTAGAAGGCTCAATCGCAGTAACTGGCTCGTTGGTGCAATGGCTACGCGACAATTTAGGCATTATTCACAGTGCGGCTGAGGTCGAACCATTGGCTACCAGCGTAGCCGATAATGGCGGCGTGTATCTTGTGCCCGCCTTTTCGGGCTTGTTTGCCCCACATTGGCGCTCCGACGCGCGGGGCGTGTTGGTTGGGCTAACGCGCTATGCCAATAAAGCGCATATCGCACGGGCGGCGCTTGAAGCGACTGCCTACCAAACCCGCGAAGTCGTCAGCGCCATGGCCCAAGATTCAGGGGTTAAGTTGACAGCGCTCAAAGTTGATGGCGGAATGGTGGCGAATGAATTATTGATGCAGTTTCAGGCTGATATTTTGGGTGTGCCAGTTGTACGGCCTAAAGTTGCCGAAACCACTGCCTTGGGAGCAGCCTACGCCGCCGGTTTGGCCGTTGGCTACTGGGCGAATCCGGCTGAATTATGTGCCAATTGGAGCGAAAGCAAGCGCTGGGAGCCGCAAATGAGCAGCGATCAGCGTGATAGCTTGTATGCACAATGGAACAAAGCAGTGCAACGCACGCTCAATTGGCAAGAATAA
- a CDS encoding DUF4129 domain-containing protein, protein MINRQSAKLIVLLSACIAYSSLISVVLNSLDSVGDQPSAVWRWPIFVFGMITMASLRQRLRQRSAIITAAAAIGITMVGWLWIRSERSGQELVLSGFGAGFLMSRAINADQWNHDWLQQLFWRGLGVLVAFVALGPVMTRGALEQPGLLQLFIIQALAFVAACLFAIMLDQSNQAELQTPPMLGWSSLFTLALVAIPLLLFGIADGQRSILGLILGAFMDGIVLIAGGLAVALSWLVGWLIPSFKPNQRPPIEPSMPQVVDPSSLMPEETSQVSSWLGDLLNIGVAIILLMMIAWLIYRVVHWLRDFETRPIAQGEVVIEQSIWSFDSLREQILERFRRKKPWKLDTNDPQVQKVRRIYTRFLELGEDHGQPRSKHQTAHEYGRGYAQQQPTNESAIAELTAIYTQARYAEQLDAEAVARAEQALKTIQKQQP, encoded by the coding sequence ATGATCAATCGTCAGAGCGCCAAATTAATCGTTTTGCTCAGCGCATGCATCGCCTATAGCAGCTTGATCAGCGTTGTGCTGAATAGCCTTGATAGTGTTGGCGATCAACCAAGTGCGGTTTGGCGCTGGCCAATTTTCGTGTTTGGCATGATCACAATGGCTAGTTTGCGCCAACGTTTGCGTCAGCGCAGCGCGATCATTACTGCTGCCGCTGCGATTGGCATCACCATGGTTGGCTGGCTCTGGATTCGCAGCGAACGCAGTGGCCAAGAATTGGTCTTGAGTGGATTTGGGGCGGGCTTTTTGATGTCGCGGGCGATCAATGCTGATCAATGGAATCACGATTGGTTGCAACAGCTCTTTTGGCGGGGTCTGGGCGTGTTGGTGGCATTTGTGGCGCTTGGCCCAGTCATGACCCGTGGCGCATTAGAACAACCAGGTTTACTGCAACTTTTTATCATTCAAGCCTTGGCGTTTGTGGCAGCCTGTTTATTTGCGATTATGCTCGATCAGAGCAACCAAGCCGAGTTGCAAACCCCGCCGATGTTGGGTTGGAGCAGCCTATTTACCTTGGCACTGGTAGCGATTCCCTTGCTCTTGTTTGGGATTGCCGACGGTCAGCGCAGCATCTTGGGCCTCATTTTAGGCGCATTTATGGATGGAATAGTGCTGATTGCTGGCGGTTTAGCGGTGGCTTTATCATGGTTGGTTGGCTGGTTGATTCCCTCATTCAAGCCCAATCAACGCCCGCCAATTGAGCCAAGCATGCCCCAAGTGGTCGATCCCTCAAGTTTAATGCCTGAAGAAACCAGCCAAGTCAGCTCGTGGCTCGGCGATCTGCTGAATATTGGGGTGGCGATCATTCTGCTTATGATGATTGCCTGGCTGATTTATCGGGTAGTGCACTGGCTGCGTGATTTTGAAACCAGGCCGATTGCCCAAGGCGAAGTCGTCATCGAACAATCGATTTGGTCGTTCGATAGCTTGCGTGAGCAAATTTTGGAGCGCTTTCGGCGCAAAAAACCATGGAAACTTGATACCAACGATCCACAGGTACAAAAAGTGCGGCGAATTTATACGCGATTTTTGGAGTTGGGCGAAGATCATGGCCAACCACGTAGCAAACATCAAACAGCTCACGAATATGGGCGTGGATATGCGCAACAACAGCCAACCAACGAGTCAGCGATTGCTGAACTAACAGCTATCTATACCCAAGCCCGCTATGCCGAGCAACTTGATGCCGAGGCCGTAGCTCGCGCTGAACAAGCCCTAAAAACGATCCAAAAACAGCAGCCTTAG
- a CDS encoding DUF58 domain-containing protein, which produces MKGRRAGLFVLVLLLIIGLLSDVTLLPLVTMLGIMALLAVELWEWRMFKHVDYQRELGHTHLFPDNRTTLSITLRNRKFLPLPFVNLHDLVPVGITLEQIETQPAASPNYRVLARAFGISSYQQVTRQYTILCPQRGLHRFGPANLSASDPLGLSISRATINEIDRLIVYPRLLTEPELGLPLRELLGTIRASQRLLTDPVVPIGIRDYTQSDPLKSIHWTATARRGQLQTRIYEPVTALTVMCILDIETIVPSYLGVNKFQGERLISMAATVCSALHKAGHAVGLWSNAALVEGNTAIQLPPNRSPKQASAILEVLAQMSLYSRLEIAKFIGREQSRLPLGATVLLISTVDTPAHRSALARLREYGYAPVWLYLGQHAPKVAGVKLIHSHQREP; this is translated from the coding sequence ATGAAAGGGCGACGAGCAGGCTTATTTGTTTTGGTCTTGCTCTTGATTATTGGCTTGCTGAGCGATGTAACGCTGTTGCCGTTGGTCACGATGCTAGGGATTATGGCCTTGCTCGCGGTCGAATTATGGGAATGGCGCATGTTTAAGCATGTTGATTACCAACGTGAACTAGGTCATACCCATCTGTTCCCTGATAACCGCACGACCCTCAGCATTACCCTGCGCAATCGCAAATTTTTGCCCTTGCCATTTGTTAATTTGCACGATTTGGTGCCAGTTGGCATCACACTTGAGCAGATTGAAACCCAGCCCGCCGCCAGCCCCAATTATCGGGTACTAGCGCGGGCATTTGGTATCAGCAGCTATCAACAAGTAACCCGCCAATATACAATTTTGTGCCCACAGCGCGGTTTGCACCGTTTTGGCCCAGCCAATTTGAGTGCCAGCGATCCGCTTGGGTTGAGTATTAGTCGCGCAACAATTAATGAGATTGATCGCTTGATCGTCTATCCTCGCTTGTTGACTGAGCCAGAATTAGGCTTGCCCTTACGCGAATTATTGGGCACGATTCGCGCTTCGCAGCGCTTATTGACTGATCCAGTTGTGCCGATTGGTATCCGCGATTATACCCAAAGCGACCCGCTCAAAAGCATTCATTGGACGGCGACGGCACGACGGGGGCAACTGCAAACTCGCATTTACGAGCCAGTCACTGCATTGACAGTGATGTGTATTCTCGATATTGAAACGATTGTACCCTCCTATCTGGGGGTGAATAAATTTCAGGGTGAACGTTTAATTAGTATGGCGGCAACGGTTTGTAGCGCTTTGCATAAAGCTGGCCATGCGGTTGGTTTATGGTCGAATGCAGCACTAGTTGAAGGCAACACCGCCATCCAACTGCCGCCCAATCGTAGCCCCAAACAGGCCAGCGCGATCTTGGAAGTATTGGCCCAAATGTCGCTCTACTCGCGGCTAGAAATTGCCAAATTTATTGGGCGTGAACAATCGCGCTTACCGCTAGGCGCGACGGTTTTGCTGATTAGCACGGTAGATACGCCGGCTCATCGCAGCGCCTTGGCCCGTTTGCGCGAATATGGCTATGCCCCCGTTTGGCTCTATTTGGGCCAGCATGCGCCAAAAGTTGCTGGAGTTAAGCTGATTCATAGTCACCAGAGGGAGCCATGA
- a CDS encoding MoxR family ATPase, with translation MTGLNIQTWAEQLRRQVGQVVVGKQTSIDLLLTALLCEGHVLLEDVPGVGKTTLIRALAQSLDCQFRRVQFTPDLLPSDVTGLNFYNQKLSEFQFRAGPLFANIVLADEINRATPRTQSALLEAMAEATITIDGETHQLTRPFLVLATQNPIELEGTFPLPEAQLDRFLLRVNLGYPSEAEEHAIIQRFNQGDPWVAMQAVSDQSQLLAAIQAVRTVHLSDAVRNYAIAIVRATREHGEIELGASPRGSLALTRAAQAWALIHGRDFVLPDDVKQLVPSVLAHRLILNAEARLAQRSPEKILADIVKSIATPVEERA, from the coding sequence ATGACGGGATTAAATATTCAAACATGGGCTGAACAGTTACGTCGGCAAGTTGGGCAGGTGGTGGTTGGAAAGCAAACCAGCATCGATTTATTGCTAACCGCGCTGTTGTGCGAAGGCCATGTGCTGCTAGAAGATGTGCCAGGCGTGGGCAAAACCACCCTGATTCGGGCGCTAGCCCAAAGCCTTGATTGTCAATTTCGGCGAGTGCAATTTACTCCCGACTTATTGCCCAGCGACGTAACTGGCCTGAATTTTTATAATCAAAAATTGAGTGAATTTCAGTTTCGAGCTGGACCGTTGTTTGCCAATATTGTGCTGGCCGATGAAATTAACCGCGCTACGCCGCGCACCCAATCGGCCTTGCTCGAAGCTATGGCCGAAGCCACGATTACGATTGATGGCGAAACTCATCAATTAACGCGGCCATTTTTGGTGCTTGCCACCCAAAACCCAATCGAATTAGAAGGCACTTTTCCCTTGCCCGAAGCCCAACTCGACCGCTTTTTGCTGCGAGTGAATTTGGGCTATCCCAGCGAAGCCGAAGAACATGCGATTATCCAACGCTTTAATCAAGGCGATCCATGGGTGGCGATGCAGGCCGTGAGCGATCAAAGCCAGCTGTTGGCGGCAATTCAGGCAGTACGCACTGTGCATTTGAGCGATGCAGTGCGCAATTATGCAATTGCGATTGTGCGGGCAACCCGCGAACATGGCGAAATTGAATTAGGCGCTAGCCCACGTGGCTCATTGGCCTTAACCCGCGCCGCCCAAGCTTGGGCATTAATTCATGGCCGCGATTTTGTGCTGCCTGATGATGTGAAGCAACTTGTGCCCAGCGTTTTAGCCCATCGGCTGATTTTGAATGCTGAAGCCCGTTTGGCTCAACGCAGCCCTGAAAAAATTCTAGCTGATATTGTCAAAAGCATTGCAACTCCAGTTGAGGAACGAGCATGA
- a CDS encoding PAS domain-containing protein: MTWIVLLALTTIIALLWGWRGQRNLRRELAYLRNRPVVAPTPPADPFNQLFRTLSAALDAGVIVVNDGRTIRYCNDVAAKLFGVSANAVVNHSVITLVRDYQADTMIEQSIRRRDPQQVTLQPVLSNRTIRIWCEPMPESGALILARDLTQLSLLERARRDLVANVSHELRTPLASIKLLVETLATQPPPELAQRMLGQVDTELDAVMQLVDELHELSQIESGRTALQLQPTPVEDIVERANDRIQPQAKRKDLRVAVTIAPDLPEVYVDRDRISQVLLNLLHNAVKWTDAGGTITIEAGLRSRSELGHHLSRMLEPSNRWVIMAIHDTGAGIPAEAIPRIFERFYKVDRARTRGVGGTGLGLAIVKHLVEGHGGVVWVASSEGRGSTFTVALPVVEDD, translated from the coding sequence ATGACTTGGATTGTGTTGTTGGCGTTGACAACGATTATCGCGTTGCTTTGGGGTTGGCGTGGTCAACGCAATCTCCGTCGTGAACTGGCCTATTTACGCAATCGGCCTGTGGTTGCCCCAACCCCACCAGCCGATCCATTTAATCAGTTGTTTCGCACGCTCAGCGCCGCGCTCGATGCAGGCGTGATTGTCGTCAATGATGGCCGCACCATTCGTTATTGTAACGATGTTGCGGCTAAATTATTTGGGGTTAGTGCCAATGCGGTGGTCAATCATAGCGTAATCACATTGGTGCGCGATTATCAGGCCGATACGATGATTGAGCAATCGATTCGGCGACGCGACCCGCAGCAAGTAACCTTGCAACCAGTGCTTTCGAATCGGACAATTCGGATTTGGTGTGAGCCAATGCCTGAAAGCGGCGCGTTAATTCTGGCGCGAGATTTGACCCAACTGAGTTTGTTGGAGCGGGCGCGGCGTGATTTGGTGGCGAACGTTTCGCACGAATTACGCACGCCGCTAGCCTCAATCAAACTCTTGGTTGAAACTTTGGCCACCCAACCACCACCCGAATTAGCCCAACGCATGCTTGGCCAAGTCGATACCGAGCTTGACGCGGTGATGCAGTTGGTCGATGAATTGCACGAACTTTCGCAGATCGAATCGGGGCGCACGGCCTTGCAATTGCAGCCAACTCCCGTTGAAGATATTGTTGAACGGGCCAATGATCGGATTCAGCCGCAAGCCAAGCGCAAAGATCTGCGAGTGGCGGTGACAATTGCGCCTGATCTGCCCGAAGTCTATGTTGATCGCGACCGAATTAGCCAAGTGCTGCTCAATTTGTTGCATAATGCCGTTAAATGGACTGATGCTGGCGGCACGATTACGATTGAAGCTGGCTTACGTTCGCGTAGCGAACTTGGCCATCATCTGAGCCGCATGCTTGAGCCAAGCAATCGCTGGGTGATTATGGCAATTCACGATACTGGCGCGGGCATTCCAGCCGAGGCGATTCCGCGAATTTTCGAGCGTTTCTATAAAGTTGATCGGGCACGGACACGCGGGGTTGGTGGCACAGGTTTAGGTTTGGCGATTGTCAAACACTTGGTCGAAGGCCATGGCGGTGTGGTTTGGGTTGCCAGCAGCGAAGGCCGCGGCAGCACCTTCACCGTAGCCCTACCAGTTGTCGAAGATGATTAA
- a CDS encoding response regulator transcription factor has protein sequence MSTILLVEDEALLADTLRYNLEREGYTVLSASDGVTGLDLARAEQPDLLILDVMLPKLDGFSVCRILRRETNIPIMMLTARQDEVDRIAGLELGADDYVIKPFSLGELLARVRAILRRTDRQPTGIERELLTAANLKVDTGSRRVFRDNNEITLAQKEFDLLVCLMRNRGMALSRDLLLERVWGYDFPGDSRTVDVHVRWLREKVEVDPSNPIYIQTVRGIGYRFNDQLSRSERKN, from the coding sequence ATGTCCACAATATTGCTTGTAGAAGATGAAGCCCTGCTCGCCGATACGCTGCGCTACAACCTTGAACGCGAAGGCTACACCGTGCTTTCCGCTTCCGATGGAGTTACAGGGCTGGATTTGGCACGTGCTGAACAGCCCGATTTGCTGATTTTAGATGTGATGTTGCCTAAACTCGACGGCTTTTCAGTCTGTCGAATTTTGCGGCGCGAAACCAATATTCCAATTATGATGTTGACCGCCCGCCAAGATGAAGTTGATCGGATTGCTGGCTTGGAATTGGGCGCTGATGATTATGTGATCAAGCCATTTAGCCTTGGCGAATTACTGGCCCGCGTTCGGGCGATTTTGCGCCGCACCGACCGCCAGCCAACGGGGATTGAACGCGAATTGCTGACCGCCGCTAATCTTAAGGTCGATACTGGGAGCCGTCGGGTGTTTCGTGATAACAACGAAATTACGCTCGCTCAGAAGGAATTTGACCTGTTGGTGTGTTTGATGCGCAACCGTGGCATGGCGCTTTCGCGCGATTTGCTGCTCGAACGAGTTTGGGGCTACGATTTCCCCGGTGATTCGCGCACGGTCGATGTGCATGTGCGTTGGCTGCGAGAGAAAGTTGAAGTAGACCCCAGCAACCCAATTTATATTCAAACTGTGCGGGGGATTGGCTATCGTTTTAATGATCAACTTAGCCGTAGCGAGCGCAAAAACTAA
- a CDS encoding STAS domain-containing protein, with translation MSDVQAVIRREEWDDVVLLHILTNSVDAVSAATIEHACTQMKPITVLDFADVAFINSAGISVLLKFVVAARKNGYKVFCLHVSPHHQKIFKMVEMTRFMPVIEEQDLAAYTNAQQSSVSNS, from the coding sequence ATGAGCGATGTACAAGCGGTAATTCGACGAGAAGAGTGGGATGATGTCGTGCTGTTGCATATTCTTACCAACAGCGTCGATGCGGTCTCGGCAGCAACGATCGAGCATGCCTGTACCCAAATGAAACCAATTACTGTTTTAGATTTTGCCGATGTGGCGTTTATCAACTCAGCTGGCATTTCGGTGTTGCTGAAGTTTGTGGTCGCTGCTCGCAAGAATGGCTATAAAGTCTTTTGTTTACACGTCAGCCCGCATCATCAAAAAATCTTCAAGATGGTCGAGATGACGCGCTTTATGCCAGTAATCGAAGAACAAGATTTGGCGGCCTATACCAACGCCCAACAATCATCAGTCTCCAATTCTTAA